Proteins co-encoded in one Vampirovibrio chlorellavorus genomic window:
- a CDS encoding YggT family protein, with the protein MSTTVWEVLFYACNLYKILLLARILLTWLPNIDWYNQPFQGLRAITDPVMAPFSRLIPPMGGIDFSPILLFFVLSLVQSFLQQQCPFTCRPLF; encoded by the coding sequence ATGAGTACCACTGTTTGGGAAGTCCTGTTTTACGCTTGCAACCTGTACAAAATTTTGTTGCTGGCCCGCATTTTGCTGACCTGGCTACCCAACATCGATTGGTACAATCAACCCTTTCAAGGGCTCAGGGCCATTACCGATCCGGTGATGGCCCCCTTTAGCCGCCTGATCCCACCGATGGGCGGCATTGATTTTTCCCCCATCCTGCTGTTTTTTGTACTCAGCCTGGTGCAATCGTTCCTGCAACAGCAGTGCCCCTTCACCTGCCGCCCTTTATTTTAG
- the corA gene encoding magnesium/cobalt transporter CorA has protein sequence MTRHGIRKHLPNRSLKAGLPPGSLVYIGRAKKALSAQPRITVMTFENGTVSERTVESVAELMPLKPAPAIAWINVDAVHDAKLLAEFGEAFHLNPLLLEDILNTEQRPKAEHVDGLTYIILKLFEFQTPQEEIFSEQVSIVTGPHFILSFMDEVSDEFEPLRNRLRTNSQRLSSLGPGYLAYSLLDTIVDSYFSVLEEIGARLEYLEDTLSGEQPPNILQSVHRLRRELIFLRKNIWPVRDMINLLQHLDSETLLPLQPYLRDVYDHTIQVMDTLESYRDLLSGLQDLYLSVLSYRMNDVMKVLTVMSTIFIPLTFIAGVYGMNFKYMPELQSHWGYPLVWGVMILSALGMLAYFRHKRWI, from the coding sequence ATGACACGCCACGGGATTCGCAAACACCTACCCAACCGGTCTCTTAAAGCCGGTCTGCCGCCGGGCAGCCTGGTCTACATCGGGCGGGCCAAGAAAGCACTCTCCGCCCAGCCCCGCATTACGGTCATGACCTTTGAAAACGGGACGGTATCGGAGCGCACCGTTGAATCCGTGGCCGAACTGATGCCCCTCAAACCGGCTCCGGCCATTGCCTGGATTAACGTGGACGCCGTGCATGACGCCAAACTGTTGGCCGAATTCGGCGAGGCCTTTCACCTCAACCCGCTGCTGCTGGAAGATATCCTGAATACCGAGCAGCGCCCCAAAGCCGAGCATGTGGATGGGCTGACCTATATCATCCTGAAACTGTTTGAATTCCAGACCCCACAGGAAGAGATCTTCAGCGAGCAAGTCAGCATCGTGACCGGCCCTCATTTTATTCTGAGCTTCATGGATGAAGTCAGCGATGAGTTTGAGCCCCTGCGCAACCGCCTGCGAACCAATAGCCAGAGACTCTCCAGCCTGGGGCCGGGATACCTGGCCTATAGCTTGCTGGATACCATTGTGGACAGCTACTTTAGCGTACTGGAAGAGATCGGGGCGCGTCTGGAATATCTGGAAGACACCCTGAGCGGGGAGCAGCCCCCCAATATCCTGCAAAGCGTCCACCGACTCCGGCGGGAACTCATCTTTCTGCGTAAAAACATCTGGCCGGTGCGAGACATGATTAACCTGCTCCAGCACCTGGATTCCGAAACCCTGCTCCCCCTGCAACCCTACTTGCGGGACGTGTATGACCACACCATCCAGGTCATGGACACCCTGGAGTCCTACCGGGATCTGCTGAGCGGACTTCAGGATCTGTACCTGTCCGTTCTCAGCTACCGCATGAACGACGTGATGAAAGTGTTAACGGTGATGTCCACCATTTTTATCCCCCTGACCTTTATCGCCGGGGTCTACGGCATGAACTTCAAATACATGCCGGAACTGCAAAGCCACTGGGGTTATCCCCTTGTGTGGGGCGTGATGATTCTGAGCGCCCTGGGCATGCTGGCCTATTTTCGGCACAAGCGCTGGATTTAA
- a CDS encoding S-methyl-5'-thioadenosine phosphorylase — MEHQAEIGVFGGSGFYNFIDDAVEVKVETPYGSPSATITIGTVGGKRVAFMPRHGRDHSLPPHKINYRANVWAFKALGIQRVICPCAAGSLQKHIKPGEFVFCDQYVDRTTGRADTFFDGPITTHVSAADPYSEELRQLAIQAAKDCQIPFHDKGTIVVIQGPRFSTRSESKWFRDQGWEVINMTQYPEAHLVKELEMDPLNISLITDYDTGVEGVPPVSHVEVIEVFNENNAKLRRLLFKLIELMPPASKAPEFANILASSRHG; from the coding sequence CTGGAACATCAGGCGGAAATCGGCGTATTCGGCGGTTCCGGCTTCTATAACTTCATCGACGACGCCGTTGAAGTCAAGGTGGAAACCCCTTACGGTTCTCCCAGCGCCACCATTACCATTGGCACCGTCGGCGGCAAACGGGTGGCCTTTATGCCCCGCCATGGCCGGGATCACTCCCTGCCCCCCCACAAAATCAACTACCGGGCCAACGTGTGGGCCTTCAAAGCCCTGGGTATCCAGCGGGTCATTTGCCCCTGCGCCGCCGGTAGCCTGCAAAAGCACATTAAACCGGGCGAGTTCGTATTCTGCGATCAGTACGTAGACCGCACCACCGGCCGGGCCGATACCTTCTTCGATGGCCCCATCACCACCCACGTCAGTGCCGCCGATCCCTACTCCGAAGAGCTGCGCCAGCTGGCCATCCAGGCGGCTAAGGATTGCCAAATCCCCTTCCACGACAAAGGCACCATCGTGGTCATCCAGGGGCCCCGCTTCAGCACCCGCTCCGAATCCAAGTGGTTCCGCGATCAGGGTTGGGAAGTGATCAACATGACCCAGTACCCGGAAGCCCATCTGGTGAAGGAACTGGAAATGGACCCCTTGAACATTTCCCTGATCACCGATTACGATACAGGGGTGGAAGGCGTTCCTCCGGTCAGCCACGTGGAAGTGATTGAAGTGTTCAACGAGAACAACGCCAAGCTGCGTCGTCTGTTGTTCAAATTGATTGAACTGATGCCACCGGCCAGCAAAGCACCGGAGTTCGCCAACATTCTGGCTTCGTCCCGTCACGGTTAA